The Melitaea cinxia chromosome 6, ilMelCinx1.1, whole genome shotgun sequence genome has a window encoding:
- the LOC123654715 gene encoding LOW QUALITY PROTEIN: sodium channel protein Nach-like (The sequence of the model RefSeq protein was modified relative to this genomic sequence to represent the inferred CDS: substituted 1 base at 1 genomic stop codon), translating to MKVYPQKAPKHDLRGLRNRNNWIKQPHIKAKSSNDGPLSLLATSLRHQTTEFFNNSTLHGVRYIAEKERPFCEKFMWFSFTAVGAVATCIIIVSLWEKFQTNPTITGLDTDFHNWDVPFPAVTICDINPVDEELLQKYIANVWGSDPPANADKMLRWLATLSYQSIADRAFEFVNNPDLVGKVPNEGPEPAIKSKDAVFNIVRRCESLFYDCEWKGDSEECCALLVPVFTEMGFCYAYNSRHAEKTWPWXQQMQTEQFTEAFIHETDAKWSFLFNSYRNDTTIEIYIHSTEEMAGLEQNSQHSWDRRVEKVSFSVKHTYTTEDARQLSIRQRRCIFIDERRLETSNIYTYTACMRQCRMQQCQSFCKCVPHFYPLIEGYRHCTVKELECIAKYASVITDVTRCSCELGCSHTVYEVEKLTQIDASKGPTATNSLEVEFVSWPMVRYKREVLFGWVDLLVSFGGIAGLFLGFSLLSGVELIYFFTLRACCALVRDKDLLSRERAARLARPKPPHDLSLVPWWKQPPAPPGERPIKLSVKEIQPSQYSPPPVYTEYLP from the exons ATGAAGGTGTATCCTCAAAAAGCACCGAAACATGATCTACGCGGTCTAAGAAACCGTAATAATTGGATTAAGCAACCACATATCAAAGCTAAATCATCAAATGATGGGCCGTTATCATTATTAGCAACAAGCTTGCGTCACCAAACGACTGAGTTTTTCAATAATTCAACTTTACATGGTGTCAGATATATTGCAGAAAAAGAGCGCCCATTCTGTGAGAA GTTCATGTGGTTTAGTTTTACTGCTGTAGGAGCTGTTGCTACATGTATCATTATCGTGAGTTTGTGGGAAAAATTTCAGACAAATCCTACAATTACAG GATTGGACACAGATTTTCACAACTGGGACGTGCCCTTCCCAGCAGTCACTATTTGCGATATAAATCCTGTGGATGAGGAATTGTTGCAAAAATATATTGCAAA cGTATGGGGTTCCGATCCTCCAGCAAATGCTGACAAAATGCTCCGATGGCTAGCAACTCTCAGTTATCAGTCTATAGCTGACCGAGCTTTTGAATTTGTCAATAATCCTGATCTCGTCGGAAAAGTTCCAAACGAAGGTCCAGAGCCAGCCATCAAATCCAAAGATGCAGTTTTTAAT attgTCAGGCGCTGTGAATCTTTGTTTTATGACTGTGAATGGAAAGGTGATTCGGAAGAATGCTGTGCTTTACTGGTGCCCGTATTTACGGAAATGGGCTTTTGTTACGCATACAATTCACGACATGCTGAAAAGACTTGGCCATGGTAACA gcAAATGCAAACTGAGCAATTTACGGAAGCATTCATTCATGAAACCGATGCGAAATGGTCGTTTTTGTTTAACTCATACCGTAATGATACTACAATCGAA ATTTATATACATTCCACTGAAGAAATGGCTGGTTTAGAACAAAACTCTCAACACTCTTGGGACCGTCGGGTCGAGAAAGTATCTTTTTCAGTCAAACACACTTACACTACAGAGGATGCGCGGCAACTTTCAATCCGTCAAAGAAGGTGTATATTTATCGATGAGCGACGTCTAGAAACATCTAATATTTACACGTACACGGCGTGTATGAGGCAATGTCGTATGCAACAGTGTCAGTCTTTCTGCAAATGCGTTCCGCATTTCTATCCTCTTATcg AAGGTTACAGACATTGTACTGTAAAGGAATTGGAATGTATAGCAAAATACGCTTCCGTTATAACTGACGTAACTCGTTGTTCGTGTGAACTAGGATGTTCACACACGGTGTACGAAGTTGAAAAACTTACACAAATTga CGCGAGCAAAGGTCCAACTGCAACAAATTCCTTAGAAGTTGAATTTGTGTCTTGGCCAATGGTGCGATATAAACGTGAGGTGCTTTTTGGTTGGGTCGATCTTTTAG TTTCATTCGGCGGTATAGCGGGCCTGTTCCTCGGGTTCTCTCTGCTATCCGGAGTAGAGCTAATCTACTTCTTCACACTGCGAGCGTGTTGCGCGCTCGTGCGGGACAAAGATCTACTGAGTCGCGAGCGCGCCGCTCGTCTGGCGAGACCGAAACCGCCGCACGACTTGAGCTTAGTGCCGTG GTGGAAGCAACCGCCAGCGCCACCTGGCGAACGACCTATTAAACTAAGCGTGAAGGAAATCCAGCCTTCGCAATATTCCCCTCCGCCTGTATATACTGAATATTTACCataa